Proteins from a single region of Brassica oleracea var. oleracea cultivar TO1000 unplaced genomic scaffold, BOL UnpScaffold00975, whole genome shotgun sequence:
- the LOC106320603 gene encoding inositol-3-phosphate synthase-like, whose translation MFIESFKVESPNVKYTENEIHSVYDYQTTELVHESKNGVYQWTVLKPKTVKYEFKTDTHVPKLGVMLVGWGGNNGSTLRSYPVDFLVGAGIKPTSIVSYNHLGNNDGMNLSAPQTFRSKEISQSNVVDDMVASNGILFESGEHPDHVVVIKYVPYVGDSKRAMDEYTSEIFMGGKNTIVMHNTCEDSVLAAPIILDLVLLAELTTRIQFKAEYEGKFHSFHPVSTILSYLSKAPMVPPGTPVVNVLSKQRAMLENIELVR comes from the exons ATGTTCATCGAAAGCTTCAAGGTTGAATCTCCAAACGTGAAGTACACAGAGAATGAGATTCATTCAGTGTACGACTACCAAACCACTGAGCTCGTTCACGAGAGCAAAAATGGTGTGTATCAATGGACCGTACTGAAGCCAAAAACCGTAAAATACGAGTTTAAGACCGACACTCATGTTCCCAAACTTGG AGTAATGCTGGTTGGTTGGGGAGGGAACAATGGTTCTACTCTTAGG TCTTACCCTGTCGATTTCCTTGTCGGCGCTGGTATCAAA CCAACGTCGATAGTGAGCTACAATCACCTTGGGAACAACGACGGCATGAATTTGTCGGCGCCGCAAACATTCCGATCAAAGGAGATATCACAGAGCAACGTTGTCGACGATATGGTTGCTAGCAACGGAATTTTGTTCGAGTCCGGTGAACATCCTGACCATGTTGTCGTCATTAAG TATGTGCCGTACGTAGGAGACAGCAAGAGAGCAATGGACGAGTACACATCAGAGATATTCATGGGAGGGAAGAACACAATTGTGATGCACAACACTTGTGAAGACTCAGTCTTGGCTGCTCCTATCATTTTGGACCTTGTTCTCCTCGCAGAACTCACCACTAGGATCCAGTTCAAGGCCGAATATGAG ggAAAGTTCCATTCTTTCCATCCGGTGTCTACCATCCTAAGTTACCTCTCGAAGGCACCAATG GTCCCACCCGGCACGCCAGTTGTGAACGTTTTGTCAAAACAGCGTGCAATGCTTGAGAACATAGAGCTT